Part of the Zingiber officinale cultivar Zhangliang chromosome 8A, Zo_v1.1, whole genome shotgun sequence genome, aaaaatattatcaattcCCATAAAGAAATAAATTCAGCACCGATCAATTATTGTGAGAAATCCTCTCATGCTGCAAATCTAAATAGAGTCCGTTGGATTTGTTCATGATCcaaaaaagaacatttttgatGTTTtgcaaacataattcttattacaCAAGAGAACGATGACGCGAAATTCTTAGAACTGGCGTATCAAGGAATTCTCTACTTCTTGACCTCTTCGTGGTCTGCCTCGGGAGCCTGGTCGCCGCCTTGAGATCCTCCGGAGGAACCACCAGAGCTTCCTTGCATGTGTTGCCCGATCTTAGAGACTGCCTTGTTTGCAGCGTCGAGCTTGGCCTTGATGCTGTCGACGTTATCCCCAGCCATCTCTTTCCTTAAATCAGCTACTGCAGACTCGATCTCTGTAGCCACCTCGGCTGGAATTTTATCCCTGTACTCGCTCAAGCTCTTCTCGATACTGTATATTGTTGTGTCAGCGCTGTTCTTGATATCAATCAAAGCTTTCCTCTCCTGGTCCCGTTGAGCATGCAACTCGGCCTCCTTCACCATCTTCTCAATCTCATCCTCGGAAAGCCCACTGGATGAGCGAATAGTGATCTGCTGTTCCTTGCCGGTGGCCTTGTCTTTGGCGGAAACAGTCACGATTCCGTTGGCATCAATATCAAATGCCACCTCAATCTGTGGCATGCCTCTTGCAGCAGGTGGGATGCCTACGAGCTCAAACTCACCCAGGAGCTTGTTATCTGCTGCCATTTCGCGCTCACCTTGAAGCACACGGACACCGACCTGTGTCTGATTGTCAGCTGCAGTAGAGAATACCTGAGGGAAAAAAATCCCCAAAATTTAGTTTATATACTGAAGTAATATGAAACTGTTTTTGTAGGACGCAGATGACAATCGGACAATGCACAATCATGCAGACAAAAATTATCACCATCCTTCACCAAAGAAATACACTGATTCTAAACCACCGCATCAGTGTCGTTCCAATGCTCTAGAAAACATTTCAATCTATTAATGTAATTGACCAGAGAAAACCTGTACCTCTCAATTCAACACCTAGGCCAAACGTTATGCTATCAAATTTTTATGTGCATTTCCTGTAGTGTACTTTATTTTGTTCAGCTGACTAGAAATACATGCAAAGTGGATGGACTGGGTTATACAAGAATCTCGTCTAATTGGATGCTCGTGACTGATTAACTCAATGGAAATTCATGGTGAGAGTATCCTACTCTATACTATAATCTGAATAGACTGTTGCATCATGCAATAGAAATATGAACAGCCTTTATTTGTCCTTTTCTCTAAACTATAACCTTATGCAACTTTGCTATTTCAAATGAACTAGTAAACAGCATCTAATCATTACCTGGCTCTTCTTTGTGGGAATAGTTGTGTTTCTGTTAATCAATCTGGTAAAGATACCGCCAAGTGTCTCAATACCCAGCGACAAGGGCGTGACATCCAAGAGGAGCAGCTCCTTGACATCTCCACGAAGAATACCACCCTGTATGGCAGCTCCCATAGCAACAGCTTCATCTGGATTTACTCCCTTACTAGGGCTCTTTCCAAAGATTTCAAAAACTATTTCCTGTACTTTTGGAACTCTAGTCATTCCTCCAACCAAAAGAACCTCATCCACATCCTTGTTGCTTATGTTGGCATCCTTCAAACAATTTTTACAGGGATTTCTAGTTCtttcaattaaattatttacCAAAGTCTCAAATTTTGATCTTGTCAGAGTGATATTCATATGCTTTGCTCCAGAAGCATCGGCAGTTATGAATGGAAGATTTATATCTGTCTGGGATGTTGATGACAATTCAATCTTAGCCTTCTCAGCTGCTTCTCGAAGCCTCTGTAGAGCCAACCTGTCCTTTGAAAGATCTATTGCATCAGATCTCTTGAATTCATCAACCAAGAATTCAACTAGCTCATTGTCAAAATCCTCACCACCTAAGAAAGTGTCACCGTTTGTTGCTTTGACCTTCAAAACAAAATTGTGAATGCTAAGAAATCAATAAAAGACAAAAGGAAGCACCAACTTTGAAGGTAAAAATGCTTATACCTCAAATACACCATTAGATATCTCTAAGATTGAAACATCAAATGTTCCACCTCCAAGATCGAAGACTGCAATAAGGCCTTCTTTGTTGTTCAGCCCATAGGCGAGGGCAGCTGCTGTTGGTTCATTAATAATTCTTTGCACGTCGAGCCCAGCAATTCTCCCTGCATCTTTTGTAGCTTGACGTTGAGCATCATTGAAGTATGCAGGAACAGTAATAACAGCCTTCGAAACAGACTTCCCAAGATAAGATTCAGCAGTTTCTTTCATCTTTGTCAAAACAAATGCACCAATCTGGCTGGGAGAATACTGTTGACCATTAGCTTCCACCCATGCATCCCCATTGGGTGCCTTCACAATCTTGAAAGGGACCATCTTCATTTCTTTCTGTGTCTGAGGATCATCAAACCGCCGGCCTATCAGACGCTTGGTTCCAAAAAGTGTGTTTGTAGGATTGGTGACTGCTTGACGTTTTGCTGGAGTTCCAACAATTAGTTCTCCCTTCTGATTAAAAGCCACAACTGATGGTGTGGTCCGAGCTCCTTCAGAATTCTCTATGACTTTAGCATTCTGTATAAGAATGCGTCGAGATAATAACTTTGCCATAAACTTAAGAAACTTAAAATGATCAAATAAAGCAGAAACTATAAAAAAGATGGATAAAGTGTAACCTTCCCCTCCATAACTGCAACACAAGAGTTTGTAGTTCCCAAATCAATTCCAATTATATCATTGCCAGCAGGCTTTGAGCTATATTAAAAATTGACATTAgtgaaaagaaggaaagaatAGCATCATGCAATATATGACATTATTGAAGTAGACATTAAATTGATGCCTGAAAGGTCTGAACAAGCTAGCCCACTTGTGGCCCAGAGATGGTATGCCATTGCTCCTGGATGACTGcagaaataataaataaataaatatatatatataaagactaTTTTGCAACATCTAGCTTAAAGACCTTCATGTTAGTCACTGCTTGAAACATCTATCATTTGCAAAGTATAGTTAAGACTTATATCATCAACATGTTTTCATTTATCCTGGAAACATTCAATATGAAAAACTGAATATCTATCCTTGAAAACTGCATAGCTGTCACATTGTTAcaatgataattaaaatattaGATTTTGCACATAGACCATTGGACAGTATCTCTCTTCAAATTGAACATCCTGGTTATAATTGTACAATGCCCTTCTTTATATTATATGAAGTGCCACCGAATATAATCTTTTACTAATTTTGTAaagaatatattatattatattatatctcaaatttttgaaatgaCATTTTAACACAAAAATATgagcaaaaggaaataaaaaaggaACATGAAATGGGAAAAGTAAATGGTCAGCAAGACTAATATGAGACTATGAGAGCATTTCAGGCATATAATTTAACCAAACATCATAGTTTAATTCAAATTGATGGCGCATTTATAACTTATAAGCGATTTATAGATTTTAGAAAGATCAACTGTAATTTTAATAATGGTAAATATGCTATTTCATAGTTTTATAAATGTAAGTATTTTGCCATATTTATATACGATACATTTTAATGTTTCGTTTTTCATATTTGCATAGTTGACCCAATCTAGTGGGATAAGTAAgacattgttgttgttgttgttgtttttttttcatatttgcaTGCATGTCAGAAAAATACTAACAAGAATTATTTAACTTTTAGATCATGAAAAGATTTGGCAATTTATAAGTGTAGGTGTAATTTTGACTAGCTAGTTACCGCTCATGTATATATTTCAGCTTCAAATTTTTCATGCTTTTGTCACTTCACATGGTGGACATTTAGACATCCTATACATTTAGTATCCCAATTTCATTTAAATTCACTTTTAATGCTGTTGAGTTCTTATTGATTTAAACTCATAAACAAGCCTATATCAAATGAGCATATATTTTCATCAGAGTTTATACCCAAATTTGTGATGTATGTGTgcaactttaattatgttttttttttcttttttgagtaTTTGTGGTGGTGGAGGGATTGAGGTTACACGATGCAATTGGAGGCTCATGGTTATGTGATGATGTAAGCTGCAAATTTCAACATAATAAATTCTTCTCTTTTGCCTATGGTTTTTTACCCATTTAGGATTTTTTACATAAATTTGTGTGTTTCTTGCTTTGTGTTGTTTGCCTAatcaaaagtaaaataaaatactaaaagtAAATTCATTAGACCAACTTTTTAACCACTCAGTTAAGCCCTAAAATCCCTATATAATTTCTTAAGATTCTAAGAATTCCtagttatatttatttatttattttaaaaaataacaggCTTACTAAGGTTTCTATATAATGACCTCAATTCGCAAACTAATTTCATGAAAAAATTCAAAACATTTGGAGAAAGAGGATATGTTGTCTTTTAGATTTTATGAGGTAggctcttcccttttcttcctttAGCGGTGCACACCCTTGCTAACTTCTGTATTAATCTTACTTTTGGATTCTTTCTGATTCATGAATCTATCACAAACAATATTCTAGTTATAAGCTTAGATATATATAAGTAATATCTCTGATATTACTTTTTGTTGCATAAAAAAAGATCATTGCTATTCATCTATGGAATTACATTGTTTGGTTTGTTCAGAATAAAGGAGTTTCTTATAGAGGTTGCAAAGTTATCTGGAGATAAAGGGATCCAaaggatcttcatcaatggtcaAATAACATTATCAGCTAAGTCAATTGCACACAAGATCAACTAAGGTGGAACCAAGTATGTAGATCAAATCACTTTAATGTGTGCAACTGTAGAGCAAGCCGAGAAGAGCGAGACTACTCTAGAAGATCTAGAGAAAAAGATCACTTCGAAGTACTAAATAAGTGGCAGACCAATATTTCAGAAAGTTGGATTATTAGGATTGATTCAATACTAAATGTTTTGCCCGAGTAGCTCAATTGTGCCAAATACACcctaaatatgtttttttttaaatagtaatATAATGGTTGAAAATTCATCTATGAATTTCCTAGTAGTGGAGCGTTCTAGAGCCTGGGAGATGTCATAAGGTGTGTTTGGAGGCTATAGGAAGTTGAGAGGCTTGTAGAGGGAGTATTTTCTTTTCAAGGAGAATTTTTTTGTTTCAATGAAGTGAGGTGAAGTTTCACTTTGTTAGGAGAGTAGTCTAGAAAGTTTTTTGAAGGGCCTCTTGTACAAGGTGGGCTACAAGTTTGCTTGATTTTTATTATGCTTTTGCTCTCATATCATATAGACTTGAATTTTTTTGGTGGGCATAGGCttatattatgttatgttattttttttctagTGTTAGTACTATTCTATCAAGATCCATCATATTGATTTGTGGTGATGATTATTTATCAATTGAGGCATCAAATTTTATCTACAAGTGTATAGTTTGAAACAGTGAGATCTAACAAGCAGCGCTAGGGTAGTCTTCAACCTCATTCAATGGTAACAAAGGCACTTATGATCCCAACAGTATGCTGCACTTAACACTACGAGTTGACACTAATTTTACCTATTTTCTCATCAGGGTGAATTTTCATAGCAACGTATGGTGTTTGTGGATCTTCATTTAAGTTTAGAGCGTCCTATATAACTTAAAGCATTATATGATCATAGTTGTGACAAAGGTATTGCATTTATTAGCTATTAATTTTCTTTACATCTATCTCATTTTCTTTACAACTTTCTATGAAATATTATGCCCAACATTGTTTACTACTGCACTCCAAGCTCTTCTTGTCTCTATTACATCTGAAATCATACACCCCAATCTGCCAACAAACTCTTGCCTCCATTATATTCTAAACCAATATACCTGCATTACCACACAGAACTGGCGCCTTCTGTTTTGTTGTTCCCCTTCGTCAATTTGTACTATACAGCTAGTTCTCTCCCCAACTAACTGTTTCATAATCCACCAGAACAAGGAACAAAGGCTTGAACTTTAACATTAACGAATAAATTTTGTTTGCTTGGTTTTTCATTTCATACCTAAACCAAATGAATAGATCATATGCTCCTAAAATAACACAAAGACAAAAGAAGAACCCGTTGTCTGACTCCCAAACATATGCCGAGAAAACACTTTTCTCACAAAAAAACAGGATATTCGGAAGCAACCATCCAATAATCAAAAGAGAGCGTACGGATCCGAGGCGGGAGGAGAGGAAGGGCGTCGACGGATTGCGGCGCCTCACAGCTCGAAGAATCAGAGAAGCAGCCATGGGTCCCCGCGTCCGAGGAGAAACCAGTCGAGAACTAGAAAGGGGTTTAGGGTTCACTCGATGCTTAAATAGCAGATATGGACTCCATTCTTCGCGGTCGGCCCCAAAAAGTTAgaatatattttatttcaattcTTATAGTTTTAACATATTCAAAGTAGCTCCCAATGAAATCATAAACTTATCATTTTACCCCTCAAACTTATCATTTTACTCCGTGATGCTGTTAGTTGCGTTTGATAATAATCATGTAGTGGCCAAAGTTCAACTTTGCTTAAATGTTATTTCTCtagaaatatataaataataaatgttaccACCCAATTTGAAACACTTAAAAGATTCCACGTAATtattatcataattaattttgcATATATTAGGCAACATTGAAAAGTCGCTTTAAGAGTCGTCTACGACAAAAACCAATAGAGTAGAGCTTGTCTGGAACTGACATAATTAGGAGGGTGCAGACTAGAATAAAGCTCAAGTAATACAACAACGATAATAATCGTCAGACGATGAGCAATTAATTCTTTGATATACTGGGGTGGGCTCCAGACTTTGTTTTTTAGTTAGTTAGTAATATGTATTGGGCTGTTTTGGATAAACTTTTTTTGATCTTTAACCTATTATAATTTTTtagctaattattttttttacccaataaaatattaaaaactcAAATAATCGATAAGTTTTATCTCTTTCTGTCATAATCTAAACTCGACAGTTATTTCTTGTCAAAAAACATCATACTCTACTGATGTAATCGTACAATCTCAAAATTGATTGAGAGTTTTTGTTTCTCACATCATAATATTCATTTCGATATTAAGTTTGGGATGTAAAACATGAATCAATTTAAAATCTGAAACCTTAGCTCATGGCTCGATTTATATTGAGTTGTTGttcgatttttcaaaatatttgataatttaaTATAAATACTATAGGTGTCCATTACACTGATAAAGAGCCAAGTCAAAGTGCATATTGTTGCTCTTCAATGTCTAGACATTCTGAAGGATTTTTCACTTGCTATTATGCTTGTCAGAATATAAGTTGAAGATGAATGAAGTATTGTATTTCCCTAAAGAGATTTTAGCATAGTTTATATCTCATggtttattatttttcatatgAAAACACGCCTATAAACAATGAAATGAGGTTTGTGAAATTACAACCTTAGAGTGTGTATCAATGTATGATTTGCATGTATCGTCAACTTTTCATTATAATCAATCATTTGCAACATATATGAGATTGTTTTAGATGGTATAAATGAGATCAGTAGTTTTTCAatctggcaaaaaaaaaaaaaaaaaaaaaaaaattaagttgggCAACGTCGAGCCTGGGTGATCAGTCCGGTCCCACAGAAGTTTCCATCGGCCATCAGGATAAATCAGGAAGTGCTCGCAATAGGTAGCCCAGCATCCTTTACTTGCGTGccccatttggaaaaaaaattcctgtaaatttattataattgagGCTCGAACCATGGGTACCTAGGTAATAACTTAGATATCATGCCGTTATACCATAATCTTGGGGGCCAatctgacaaaaaaaaaaaaaaaaaaaaaaaaacttatatatTGATGTTTTTTTAATACAATTAAAATTAAGATAGTTTGAATAAAGtaacaaaatatataattaattaattaattaattaattaattttgttgaaTTCTTGGACTATTATTGAGATTATATTTTGTTTGTGTATTTGTATTTATTTGGATGTTCATCAATTTGTATCTTGCATATTAGTCGTTTCTCATTAGTTGTATATGATAGGAGAAGCATTCTCCAACTAATGCAcagattttaaaccatgatgaAGAACATCTCGCCAGGTATCAAAGAGTTGAAAGTGATGTTAGTGTCTATGTTCAACTAGATCTGCCCATGGGGCAATACCCAGTCAACGAAAGAGATGCAATCATACGAGTTTGTTAGGGTCAacagaatttaaatatctctacAACCACAATGGTATAATATTGTTCACTCTGAGCTTAAACtcttatggttttatttttgggctctactcaaaaggtctcataccaatagagatatttttctcttataaactcatgatctttctcagTGTGTGACTTtttttgcaaccttacaaccccaataaTCTCTCCTCAAATCAATGACCAAAGGGGCCCCCTCGATCAGACGTTCaatcctcgacccactaggttTTGCTGCCCCTTGGTCCAACCGACCTACTAGGTTTTTCTGCTCCCGGTCTACTTGACCTGTTGGTGCAGTTTACACTAAatgtctaacttaggttttgataaatgataagtgAGTTAAATTAGATGTCTTTGTGATCTtagtactttaccaagtgtgtaggagttgataGGTTTGCAGGATCTGACACCATGCTAAAATCTAACTCGGTCTACGGAACCGGATAGCTAGTgagaagcccagataggtcaacgAGATGACTTGATATCAGGCGAAAAGTCTGATTGGGTTGGCGGGATCTGACAACCGGCAGAAGTCCAGTTgagtctgcggacctgacaactggcatgaagacttggtgggtcatgAGGCTAGTCAACCGACTGCAAGCTGGTAAGTAaatgtaagtcactggaggagagtgacttggtgaagatgcgtcccagttgagggacagtagacgtcggtccagTATCGGTCCATTttagatccctaaactgagatctTGACTATATCCTGATCTTGGAGAGACATGACCTAATTACTACTCAGTATTATTACGTTAACACTTGTCTTGTAggttattatttgatttattggactaacacgtTTTGCAAGGCAAAAAGAGAACAAAaaacctcgggtgaacagtacccgaggtgccttcTAAGGGATGAAAGACGCCTTCAAgtattggaaggcgccttggcacTGTTCATAGAGGGCGCCTTTggtgcatggaaggcgccttccataagatAAAGTTCAGATTTCATCAAAGATAAGGACCGGACTGTTCGGGATCAGACTTGccacattggaggtgccttcaaggcctttgaaggcgccttccatgctcaaaAGGAGTGCTAGTCCAAGCCATAAAATAACTCACTCATATGAATATCTGCGCTTTCGATTGAACTTCTGAACGCTCCTACTTCCTGCTACAACTCTGCTGCTACACTCGTCTACCGCTAAGAAGCTGCCCAAACACCGAGCTCAAGCCGGCTATCTTCGAAAAAGTGTATGGTAAACTTTCATTCATATACTTAATaattgcaaaaggacaagtgcagtatgttgcacttgttccaactttctttgtactcgattccttCTTCCCGAGATaccggaagaggtattttagtagattacccatcgataggtctgctggacctgggtcttggagtaggtgTCATCGAAAACTcgaaaataagtaaaaaaaatccttgTGTTCGTATTTCTTTCATTTTTGTCTACttcttttccactgcgtactttgttttttttttaaaataaaaagataagtttttcaaaaccacatgattcaccccccctttcTCACGTGCGAtttgatctaacaagtggtatcagagtcaagttctgctctgaattggtgcaaccaccaattaaggCAAAGAGAATTGTTTTATATTCTTTGGATTTCAGTTCTTCGTAgtctatttgaattggtaaaagttTACCTCTTCAAATAACTCTTTCTTGTTCAGTTTTTACctgaaattggtgcaacatcacTCTAGTTCCtcgatataattttttattttcttaaactctactaatccaagaccaagtcttggtaccttacTCTAGTTTTTTATTTTAGTGATAAATGGCTCAAAACGAAGGATACAACACTGTTTGTCCACCCCTATTCAACGGGAACGATTTCTCATTttagaagaagcggatggaagtgTATTTGAAGACCAACgtaacttcgaccaatggttcaacgtCACCAAGGGATACAAGGCGCTAGTAAACCACAACaccggaattccaatggacccagaAAATTAGAATTCAGAGATGAAGAAAAAGGCTCAGATTAACTTtaaggccctcaacacaatccaaTGCAGACTAATGAAGGAATAACTGAATCGCGTCGGCCCACACGAAAACGCAAAGGAACTATGAGATAAGCTCATATAGAACTACATGAGGGACCCAATGACTCAAAGGTAACAAAAATAGACTTActcttaaataaattatttaacatcaaattgtagGAAGGAGAATCCACCAGTCAGTTGCACGTGAGGATAAAAGACATTTTCAACGGGCTCCACACAATCAGCCATCAGATGGAAAACCGAGACCTGATAAGGTATGACCTAAACGCCTTCCCTcaaaatgcattgtgggcatccattgtggatgcctacaaaatctcgaggaatttatctaattttataaactaaaattagatgaacttttctgtgaattagaccTACATGAACTGACTAACACCAAATTTGAAAAAGGTATTACTCTTATTGTAGGAACATTAAAGAAAAATCTAGAACTAAACCAGAACATAAAGTTGAGTCTGacccagactcagacgatgaagaatacctggtgaacctggtaagaaagatgttcaccaaGAGAAATAATAACTTCACCAAAAAGGACCTacaaaagatcaactccactTCAAATTCCAACAACAACAAGACCAATGTCACGTGCTTTGGATGTAACaagaagggacattacaagaatgaCTGTCTAAATCTCAAGAAAAAAAAACCctcaaagcaacttgggatgaatcgTCCACGGAGAAATCAGACAGAGAAGAACCAAggcacaccaactacctcgcactgatggcgtatGGACTAAAATT contains:
- the LOC122008995 gene encoding heat shock 70 kDa protein, mitochondrial-like, whose protein sequence is MAASLILRAVRRRNPSTPFLSSRLGSSSRSNGIPSLGHKWASLFRPFSSKPAGNDIIGIDLGTTNSCVAVMEGKNAKVIENSEGARTTPSVVAFNQKGELIVGTPAKRQAVTNPTNTLFGTKRLIGRRFDDPQTQKEMKMVPFKIVKAPNGDAWVEANGQQYSPSQIGAFVLTKMKETAESYLGKSVSKAVITVPAYFNDAQRQATKDAGRIAGLDVQRIINEPTAAALAYGLNNKEGLIAVFDLGGGTFDVSILEISNGVFEVKATNGDTFLGGEDFDNELVEFLVDEFKRSDAIDLSKDRLALQRLREAAEKAKIELSSTSQTDINLPFITADASGAKHMNITLTRSKFETLVNNLIERTRNPCKNCLKDANISNKDVDEVLLVGGMTRVPKVQEIVFEIFGKSPSKGVNPDEAVAMGAAIQGGILRGDVKELLLLDVTPLSLGIETLGGIFTRLINRNTTIPTKKSQVFSTAADNQTQVGVRVLQGEREMAADNKLLGEFELVGIPPAARGMPQIEVAFDIDANGIVTVSAKDKATGKEQQITIRSSSGLSEDEIEKMVKEAELHAQRDQERKALIDIKNSADTTIYSIEKSLSEYRDKIPAEVATEIESAVADLRKEMAGDNVDSIKAKLDAANKAVSKIGQHMQGSSGGSSGGSQGGDQAPEADHEEVKK